One Clostridium sp. CM027 genomic window carries:
- a CDS encoding DUF1659 domain-containing protein — protein sequence MAVVSTKVSSALKLTMKVGVDIDGNDKFATKTLGNLKVTAEDEDIFAIGKAISNIKTYPLFTLDRQDQFSLVME from the coding sequence ATGGCAGTTGTATCTACAAAGGTATCAAGCGCACTAAAACTCACTATGAAAGTAGGGGTCGACATCGATGGTAATGACAAATTCGCAACAAAAACACTAGGTAATTTAAAAGTTACTGCAGAGGATGAGGACATTTTTGCAATAGGAAAAGCTATATCTAACATTAAAACTTATCCATTATTTACACTAGACAGACAAGACCAATTTAGCTTAGTTATGGAATAG
- a CDS encoding sugar transferase: MQELERNSKVTQAEIVREYDKSVGYFIIKRIIDIIGALCGVILLSPVMIIVGIWIKLDSKGPVFFGQSRVGQDGTQFKMYKFRSMCIDAECLLGKLKTKNEMSGPMFKMKEDPRVTKIGSFIRKTSIDELPQLFNILKGDMSLVGPRPSLPKEVTQFTSFQKLRLIAKPGLTCYWQVRGRSDISFEEWMEMDVEYIEERNTWIDLSLIFKTVGVLFGDEGAR; this comes from the coding sequence ATGCAAGAATTAGAAAGAAATTCAAAAGTTACACAGGCAGAGATTGTCCGCGAGTATGACAAAAGCGTAGGATATTTTATAATTAAAAGAATAATTGATATTATAGGTGCTTTATGTGGGGTAATACTTCTAAGCCCAGTGATGATTATTGTTGGCATTTGGATAAAGCTCGATTCTAAGGGGCCTGTTTTTTTTGGTCAGAGTAGAGTTGGACAAGATGGTACGCAATTTAAAATGTATAAGTTTAGATCTATGTGTATAGATGCAGAATGTCTTTTGGGCAAGCTCAAAACAAAAAATGAAATGTCAGGACCTATGTTTAAGATGAAAGAAGACCCAAGAGTAACTAAAATAGGAAGCTTTATAAGAAAGACAAGTATAGATGAGTTACCTCAGCTATTTAATATATTAAAGGGAGACATGTCACTTGTGGGGCCAAGACCAAGCCTGCCAAAAGAAGTAACACAGTTTACATCTTTCCAAAAACTAAGGTTAATTGCAAAACCAGGGTTAACCTGCTATTGGCAGGTTAGGGGTAGAAGTGATATTAGCTTTGAAGAGTGGATGGAAATGGATGTTGAGTATATAGAAGAAAGAAATACATGGATAGATTTAAGTCTTATCTTTAAAACAGTGGGAGTATTGTTTGGAGATGAGGGGGCAAGGTAA
- the wecB gene encoding non-hydrolyzing UDP-N-acetylglucosamine 2-epimerase, with amino-acid sequence MNKIKILSIFGTRPEAVKMAPLVKELERYSEIESYVCVTAQHREMLDQVLEIFDIKPDYDLDIMKQRQTLTTITSDALNGLNEVILELKPEIVLVHGDTSTTFAGALAAFYNKVPVGHVEAGLRTFDKYSPFPEEMNRKLTGSIAEMHFAPTKTNKLNLLSEGINKDIYLTGNTVIDAIKHTVRKDYKFKNRILKKIDFNSSKYIVVTAHRRENLGEPLENICNAIKRLAEDHRDVSFIYPVHLNPAVRETVNSIIGNKERIYLIDPIDVQDMHNLIDRSYMVMTDSGGLQEEAPALGKPVLVLRTETERPEASEAGTVKLAGIIEDDIYNMANELIVNKAEYQKMAKAINPYGDGRASERIVAAILYRFGLGVKSEEFCEY; translated from the coding sequence TTGAATAAAATCAAAATATTAAGTATATTTGGGACGAGACCAGAAGCTGTCAAGATGGCACCGCTGGTTAAAGAATTAGAAAGATACTCTGAAATAGAAAGCTACGTGTGTGTGACAGCTCAGCATAGAGAGATGCTTGATCAAGTGTTGGAAATATTTGATATAAAACCAGATTATGACTTGGATATTATGAAACAAAGGCAAACGTTAACTACAATAACCAGCGATGCGCTTAATGGATTAAATGAAGTCATCCTAGAACTTAAACCAGAAATTGTTCTGGTTCATGGTGACACTTCAACAACTTTTGCAGGAGCATTAGCAGCATTTTATAACAAAGTGCCCGTAGGTCATGTTGAAGCTGGACTTAGAACTTTTGATAAGTATTCACCATTTCCAGAGGAAATGAATAGAAAACTAACTGGGAGTATAGCTGAGATGCATTTTGCACCTACAAAAACAAATAAGTTAAATCTGTTAAGTGAAGGCATTAATAAGGATATTTATTTAACAGGCAATACTGTTATTGATGCAATCAAACATACTGTAAGAAAAGACTATAAATTTAAAAATAGAATACTTAAAAAAATTGATTTTAATTCAAGTAAATATATTGTTGTTACGGCTCATAGACGAGAAAATCTCGGAGAACCTTTAGAAAATATCTGCAATGCTATCAAAAGATTAGCTGAAGATCATAGAGATGTATCATTTATTTATCCTGTTCATTTGAATCCAGCAGTTAGAGAAACTGTTAATTCGATTATTGGAAATAAGGAAAGAATTTATTTGATTGATCCAATTGATGTTCAAGACATGCATAACTTGATAGATAGAAGCTATATGGTTATGACGGACTCAGGAGGTTTACAAGAAGAAGCTCCAGCTTTAGGGAAACCAGTATTAGTTTTAAGGACAGAGACTGAAAGACCAGAGGCGTCTGAAGCTGGTACTGTTAAATTAGCTGGAATTATTGAAGATGATATCTATAATATGGCCAATGAGTTAATTGTAAATAAAGCAGAATATCAAAAAATGGCTAAAGCTATTAATCCATATGGAGATGGAAGAGCATCGGAGAGAATAGTGGCAGCAATACTTTATAGATTTGGATTAGGAGTTAAGTCGGAAGAGTTTTGCGAATATTAA
- a CDS encoding VanZ family protein codes for MRILNSQPLLNVKIRNIILKYDIINFIGILDGDILRKLSIVLCLLWMGLIFYNSSKPGSSSNLRSYEIVQSIRNNKNTLEGKNDLTKAKPSVLPKSLRDKKINILIRKNAHAIEYGILAVFVANFLFLFGLKGRDALFCIMFICLFYAVTDEYHQMFVLGRGSSVSDVLIDFGGSLIGLGFFYLAYYKIYARYSIKKNAH; via the coding sequence TTGCGAATATTAAATTCACAGCCGCTATTAAATGTTAAAATTAGAAATATTATATTAAAATATGATATAATAAACTTTATTGGAATATTGGATGGTGATATATTGAGAAAACTAAGTATTGTATTATGCTTATTATGGATGGGATTAATATTTTATAATTCTTCTAAACCTGGTTCATCGTCAAATTTGCGAAGTTATGAAATTGTTCAATCTATAAGAAACAATAAGAATACTTTGGAGGGTAAAAACGATTTAACTAAGGCGAAACCCAGCGTGTTACCTAAAAGTTTAAGAGATAAAAAAATAAATATACTTATTAGAAAAAATGCACATGCAATTGAGTATGGTATATTAGCAGTGTTTGTTGCAAATTTTTTATTTTTGTTTGGACTTAAAGGACGGGATGCGTTATTTTGTATAATGTTTATATGTCTATTTTATGCAGTGACTGATGAATACCATCAAATGTTTGTTCTAGGTAGGGGCTCATCAGTAAGCGATGTGCTAATAGACTTCGGAGGTTCTTTAATAGGCTTGGGATTTTTTTATCTAGCATATTATAAGATATATGCTAGATATTCGATTAAAAAAAACGCTCACTGA
- a CDS encoding nucleotide sugar dehydrogenase, translating into MSKINIIGLGYIGLPTALMFAKNGVNIIGTDYNKELVKTLSEGRLTFEEKGLGQLFDDALINGIKFTTEYIKTDTYIIAVATPYIKESKKIDPKYVISAVNNVLDVCEKGSIIIIESTISPRSIDKYVRPEIEKRRLVIGKDVHLVHAPERIIPGNMIHELEFNSRTIGADTKEIGEKIKLLYSSFCKSEIIVTDIRTAEMSKVVENTYRDINIAFANELTKICRVDNMDVYEIIKTANMHPRVNILQPGPGVGGHCISVDPWFLVGDYPDLTSLILSARKINDSMPTHVLGRIRDIMREYGIKDISKVGLYGLTYKENVDDTRESPTLQLLEKMDEHLAFGIKVFDPFVKTRIVDHQFMDFEDFINEIEILVIMVAHNHIKDNMKLIKNKLVLDTKNICVFDNAYKL; encoded by the coding sequence ATGTCAAAAATTAATATAATTGGATTAGGCTATATAGGATTACCAACAGCTTTAATGTTTGCTAAAAATGGGGTGAACATAATAGGGACAGATTATAATAAAGAGTTGGTAAAAACTTTAAGTGAAGGGAGACTTACTTTTGAAGAAAAGGGCTTAGGTCAGTTATTTGATGACGCATTAATAAATGGCATCAAGTTTACCACTGAATATATCAAAACAGATACTTATATAATTGCTGTTGCTACACCATACATCAAAGAAAGTAAAAAGATTGACCCTAAATATGTTATTTCAGCAGTAAATAATGTGTTAGATGTTTGTGAAAAAGGTTCGATAATAATTATTGAGTCTACGATATCGCCGAGATCAATTGATAAGTATGTTCGTCCTGAAATTGAAAAGAGAAGACTTGTAATCGGAAAAGATGTTCACTTAGTTCATGCTCCTGAAAGAATTATACCTGGAAACATGATTCATGAACTTGAATTTAATTCAAGAACAATTGGTGCTGATACTAAGGAAATCGGTGAAAAAATAAAATTATTATATTCTAGTTTTTGTAAATCCGAAATAATAGTTACAGACATCAGAACGGCTGAGATGTCCAAGGTTGTTGAAAATACGTATCGTGATATAAATATTGCCTTCGCAAATGAACTTACTAAAATTTGCAGAGTAGACAATATGGATGTTTATGAAATCATTAAAACTGCCAACATGCACCCAAGGGTAAACATTTTACAACCAGGACCGGGTGTAGGTGGTCACTGCATATCAGTTGACCCATGGTTCTTAGTGGGGGATTATCCTGATTTAACAAGCTTAATTCTATCTGCAAGAAAGATTAATGATTCTATGCCAACTCATGTGTTAGGTAGAATTAGAGACATAATGAGAGAATATGGTATTAAGGATATTTCGAAAGTTGGTTTATATGGATTGACATATAAAGAAAATGTTGATGATACAAGAGAGAGTCCAACATTACAACTTTTAGAGAAAATGGATGAGCATTTAGCATTCGGTATAAAAGTATTTGATCCATTTGTTAAAACTCGAATTGTTGATCATCAGTTTATGGACTTTGAAGATTTTATTAATGAAATAGAAATATTAGTTATTATGGTAGCTCATAATCATATTAAGGATAATATGAAATTAATCAAGAATAAGTTAGTTCTTGATACTAAAAATATTTGTGTTTTTGATAATGCTTATAAATTATAG
- a CDS encoding DUF2922 domain-containing protein yields the protein MHKLVMRFLTSIEGKYFTLTVDDIKADEEGVPTIKEAEVNALMELVIAKNIFASASGSLTGKKDAKVVTTDTNEIEVA from the coding sequence ATGCATAAATTAGTTATGAGATTTTTAACATCAATAGAAGGTAAATATTTTACTTTAACCGTAGATGACATTAAAGCTGACGAAGAGGGAGTGCCAACTATAAAAGAAGCTGAGGTAAATGCTCTTATGGAATTAGTTATTGCAAAGAACATTTTTGCATCAGCCAGTGGCAGCTTAACAGGCAAGAAAGATGCTAAAGTAGTTACTACTGATACTAATGAAATTGAAGTAGCTTAG